From Acinetobacter lwoffii, a single genomic window includes:
- the pssA gene encoding CDP-diacylglycerol--serine O-phosphatidyltransferase codes for MTNISKPERDSSTEVPFDGITFEVEEEEHTQEGQKVKRRGIYLWPNLITTAALLSGFYSIIASMNGDFQQAIYAIFIAALLDGLDGRVARAIGAQSPFGEQFDSLSDMLAFGVAPAILMYSWGLSDLGRIGLAACFVYTACAAFRLARFNVQIGVVDKRYFIGVASPLAAIMIVSLVWVGLDFPEIFDIREPSLQVINAVVIIAVGLLMISNIKYYSFKTVERKRVPFFVLPIAVFVFAAMTYNIPVGILVISILYALSGFVTTFMAKRSSTL; via the coding sequence ATGACAAATATAAGCAAACCGGAACGTGACTCTTCAACTGAAGTGCCTTTCGATGGCATCACCTTTGAGGTAGAAGAAGAGGAGCATACCCAGGAAGGGCAAAAAGTTAAGCGTCGAGGCATCTATCTATGGCCGAACCTGATTACAACGGCAGCGTTGTTGTCAGGTTTCTACTCCATTATTGCCAGTATGAATGGTGATTTTCAGCAAGCTATTTATGCGATTTTTATTGCGGCATTACTGGATGGACTGGATGGACGTGTGGCACGTGCTATTGGTGCACAAAGTCCGTTCGGTGAACAATTTGACTCGCTTTCTGACATGCTGGCTTTTGGCGTAGCTCCCGCTATTTTGATGTATAGCTGGGGCTTGAGTGATTTGGGCCGTATTGGTCTGGCGGCTTGTTTTGTTTATACCGCATGTGCTGCGTTCCGTCTGGCACGCTTCAATGTACAGATTGGTGTGGTCGACAAACGTTATTTTATTGGTGTCGCAAGTCCTCTGGCTGCCATCATGATTGTGTCACTGGTCTGGGTCGGTCTGGATTTTCCAGAAATCTTTGATATTCGTGAACCTTCTCTTCAGGTCATTAATGCAGTGGTCATCATTGCGGTAGGCTTGTTGATGATTTCCAATATCAAATACTATTCATTTAAAACTGTAGAACGTAAACGGGTTCCATTTTTTGTCCTACCAATTGCCGTATTCGTCTTTGCAGCGATGACTTATAATATTCCTGTCGGCATTCTGGTCATTTCTATTCTCTATGCCTTGTCTGGTTTTGTAACCACCTTTATGGCAAAAAGATCGAGTACATTATAA
- a CDS encoding ribonuclease I, translating to MKIMKDRRVWAGSVALVVLTSSQAAFAAPTDYVMDVQMVPALCSLYPEYAKKRKCLEGYSLNISGLYPQTTSQNCTTNSSAKLSPLQSKVVARIMPDDNTRTILWRNIGGCVPMNASQYFRTIINYADRLKVPAELTEQENITISVDTLRAKFLKINPQLPGNALRFNCQQTQSASVLTSIKVCYRPNGNYKSCPANIINTCPKTVTIKGTY from the coding sequence ATGAAAATAATGAAGGATCGTCGAGTCTGGGCTGGATCGGTTGCGCTTGTAGTATTGACCAGCAGTCAGGCAGCATTTGCTGCACCAACAGACTATGTCATGGATGTACAAATGGTCCCGGCCTTATGTAGCTTGTACCCGGAATATGCCAAGAAGCGAAAATGTCTGGAAGGTTATTCGCTGAATATCTCCGGCTTATATCCTCAGACTACATCACAAAATTGTACGACCAATAGCTCCGCGAAACTGTCACCACTGCAGTCCAAGGTAGTGGCCAGGATCATGCCGGATGACAATACCCGGACAATTTTATGGCGCAATATCGGTGGCTGCGTGCCGATGAATGCCAGTCAATATTTCCGGACGATTATCAATTATGCAGATCGTCTCAAAGTGCCTGCGGAACTGACGGAACAGGAAAATATCACGATTTCTGTCGATACATTGCGAGCCAAATTCCTGAAAATTAATCCGCAATTACCGGGCAATGCCTTGCGATTCAACTGCCAGCAGACTCAGTCAGCTAGCGTGCTTACCTCGATCAAGGTCTGTTATCGCCCCAATGGCAATTACAAATCCTGTCCTGCCAACATTATTAATACATGCCCAAAAACTGTCACAATAAAAGGAACATACTGA
- a CDS encoding malate dehydrogenase encodes MKQAVRVAVTGAAGQIGYSLLFRIASGEMLGKDQPVILQLLEVPFEKAQQALKGVMMELQDCAFPLLEDMIGTDDPKVAFKDADYALLVGSRPRGPGMERADLLKVNGEIFIGQGQALNEVASRDVKVLVVGNPANTNAYIAMKSAPDLPAKNFTAMLRLDHNRAASQITAKTGKAVKDIKNLTVWGNHSPTMYADYRFATINGESVKDMINDQEWNANTFLPTVGKRGAAIIEARGLSSAASAANAAIDHMRDWALGTNGEWVTMGIPSDGSYGIPEGVMFGFPVTTENGEYKIVQGLEIDEFSRERINVTLNELEEERAAIADMLK; translated from the coding sequence ATGAAGCAAGCAGTTCGTGTTGCCGTTACTGGCGCTGCAGGTCAAATTGGTTACAGCCTATTATTCCGTATCGCAAGCGGCGAAATGCTAGGTAAAGATCAACCAGTGATTTTGCAATTGCTCGAAGTTCCTTTTGAGAAAGCTCAACAAGCGCTTAAAGGCGTAATGATGGAGCTTCAAGATTGTGCATTCCCATTACTAGAAGACATGATCGGTACTGATGATCCTAAAGTTGCATTTAAAGATGCTGACTATGCGTTATTAGTTGGTTCACGTCCACGTGGTCCAGGTATGGAACGTGCTGACCTGCTTAAAGTGAACGGTGAAATCTTCATCGGTCAAGGTCAAGCATTGAACGAAGTTGCAAGCCGTGACGTTAAAGTTCTAGTTGTTGGTAACCCTGCAAACACGAATGCTTACATCGCAATGAAATCTGCTCCAGATCTTCCAGCGAAAAACTTCACTGCAATGTTACGTCTTGACCACAACCGTGCTGCATCTCAAATTACTGCTAAAACTGGTAAAGCGGTTAAAGACATCAAAAATCTTACAGTTTGGGGTAACCACTCTCCAACCATGTATGCCGACTACCGTTTTGCAACAATTAACGGCGAAAGCGTTAAAGACATGATCAACGACCAAGAATGGAATGCAAATACATTCCTTCCGACTGTTGGTAAACGTGGTGCTGCGATTATCGAAGCACGTGGTTTGTCTTCTGCTGCTTCTGCTGCTAACGCTGCAATCGACCATATGCGCGATTGGGCTCTTGGTACAAATGGCGAATGGGTAACTATGGGTATTCCTTCTGACGGTTCTTACGGTATTCCTGAAGGCGTAATGTTCGGTTTCCCTGTAACGACTGAAAACGGTGAATACAAAATCGTTCAAGGTCTAGAAATCGACGAATTCAGCCGTGAACGTATCAACGTTACGTTGAACGAACTTGAAGAAGAGCGCGCAGCAATTGCTGATATGCTTAAATAA
- a CDS encoding lytic transglycosylase domain-containing protein, with amino-acid sequence MYKYYKLITLSVACICSASTQAAEEQFNDALRAANAGNTELLQQYRLSMQNDALGYYPEYWILNQNLAMQPVSQIISFAQRYPQSAMAEKLAADYVEEKVKMADFSTAQPVLPYVTNADPAEACAVAQVRAKAGDELVYAEFKEVWLTTNSQPDSCTGLGRMMLSSPLMTSEDRQQRLWGQLRAGQSGQAIATAQGIGLNLSLAQLNSIQANPTNYLWSAPKSTAAEHAYLIYALGRLADSDLDSALSIVKRTAEGTPVQVQRALYRAVGYIGGTTVMKNNFNREVLNALDASYGLPFSPEEAEIYARQAIRFSAWESLVRAIDSMSVNQKQEDRWQYWLARASEQRTDRASKQAAESIYRKLATGDDYHNLLARDKLGQVTASTPNPAQPSNQAMQRLNQDIHFRRAFTLRNISAPENYINREWNWAVRQAYLKKDDDLLLAAAKRAMDMGWYDRAIYAADRTANKHNYNYRYPMPHQNYVVSHSRNAGIDPAWAYGLMRQESRFNTVARSHVGAGGLMQIMPDTAKLVARQMGEAYNPAALTDMNTNIRYGTFYLSTIQRQLSDSPVLATAGYNAGPNRARRWQPEFQGMAADQYTESIPLLETRDYVKHVMTNATHYGILLGQGAQSVGKRMQLIPLRNTQ; translated from the coding sequence ATGTATAAATACTATAAATTAATTACTTTAAGTGTGGCATGTATCTGTTCAGCGAGTACACAGGCAGCAGAAGAACAATTTAATGATGCCTTGCGTGCAGCCAATGCAGGTAATACTGAACTGTTACAGCAATATCGTCTGTCTATGCAGAATGATGCCTTGGGCTATTATCCGGAATACTGGATTTTAAACCAGAATCTTGCCATGCAGCCTGTCAGCCAGATTATCAGCTTTGCCCAGCGTTACCCTCAATCTGCTATGGCTGAAAAGCTGGCAGCAGACTATGTCGAAGAAAAAGTAAAAATGGCAGACTTTAGCACTGCCCAACCGGTATTGCCTTATGTGACCAATGCCGATCCTGCCGAAGCCTGTGCAGTGGCACAAGTGCGCGCCAAAGCTGGCGATGAACTGGTCTATGCCGAGTTTAAAGAAGTCTGGTTAACCACCAATAGCCAGCCTGATTCTTGTACTGGTCTAGGTCGGATGATGCTATCCAGTCCACTCATGACCTCAGAAGACCGTCAGCAGCGACTCTGGGGGCAACTTCGTGCCGGACAGTCAGGTCAGGCCATTGCGACAGCGCAAGGCATTGGTCTAAATCTGTCTCTGGCACAACTGAATTCGATTCAGGCCAATCCCACCAATTATTTGTGGTCTGCGCCTAAAAGTACTGCGGCAGAGCATGCCTATCTGATTTATGCGCTGGGACGTCTGGCCGATAGCGATTTGGACTCAGCTTTGTCTATCGTCAAGCGGACCGCGGAAGGTACACCAGTACAGGTACAACGCGCCTTATATCGTGCTGTCGGTTATATCGGTGGTACCACAGTCATGAAAAACAACTTCAACCGGGAAGTGTTAAATGCGCTAGATGCCAGCTATGGTCTGCCATTTAGCCCGGAAGAAGCCGAGATTTATGCGCGTCAGGCGATTCGTTTTAGTGCCTGGGAAAGCCTGGTCCGTGCGATTGATAGCATGAGTGTCAACCAGAAGCAGGAAGATCGCTGGCAATATTGGCTGGCGCGTGCCAGCGAACAACGTACTGATCGTGCTTCCAAACAGGCAGCAGAAAGTATTTATCGTAAGCTGGCGACCGGAGATGACTATCACAATCTTCTGGCACGCGACAAGCTGGGGCAGGTGACTGCGAGTACACCAAATCCAGCGCAGCCATCCAATCAGGCTATGCAGCGCTTGAATCAGGATATTCATTTCCGCCGTGCTTTCACCTTACGTAATATCAGCGCCCCGGAGAACTATATTAACCGGGAATGGAACTGGGCAGTGCGTCAGGCTTATCTAAAGAAGGATGATGACCTGTTGCTGGCCGCGGCAAAACGTGCCATGGATATGGGCTGGTATGATCGTGCCATTTATGCCGCTGACCGTACCGCGAACAAACATAATTATAACTATCGTTATCCAATGCCACATCAGAATTACGTGGTCAGCCATAGTCGAAATGCCGGTATAGATCCGGCCTGGGCCTATGGTTTGATGCGTCAAGAAAGTCGTTTCAATACCGTCGCACGTTCACATGTCGGGGCGGGTGGTCTAATGCAGATTATGCCGGATACGGCCAAGTTGGTGGCCCGTCAAATGGGTGAAGCTTATAACCCGGCGGCACTTACCGATATGAATACCAATATTCGCTATGGAACATTCTATTTATCTACGATTCAGCGTCAGCTTAGCGATAGTCCGGTGCTGGCAACAGCAGGCTATAATGCCGGTCCAAACCGTGCCCGCCGCTGGCAGCCGGAATTTCAGGGAATGGCCGCAGATCAATATACTGAAAGTATTCCTTTACTCGAAACCCGAGATTATGTGAAACATGTCATGACCAATGCCACGCATTACGGTATCTTGTTAGGACAGGGGGCACAGTCAGTGGGTAAACGCATGCAACTGATACCATTACGTAATACACAATAA
- the miaB gene encoding tRNA (N6-isopentenyl adenosine(37)-C2)-methylthiotransferase MiaB, with protein sequence MTVQTFIPNGAPAASENTVTQPAHTPVSDASVKKLYIETQGCQMNEYDSHRMADLLGDSHGYVLTTDPKDADILLMNTCSIREKAQEKVFSELGRWRKLKDKNPDLIIGVGGCVASQEGDNIQKRANYVDMIFGPQTLHRLPQMLDQHFEQIEKPKKEKIKLVDISFPDIEKFDFLPEPRVEGYKAFVSIMEGCSKYCSFCVVPYTRGEEVSRPLDDVLAEIAGLAEKGVREISLLGQNVNGYRGETFEGNICTFADLLRLVADIPGIGRIRYTTSHPLEFNDDLIQCYRDLPQMVSHLHLPVQSGSNDVLQAMKRNHTIDVYIEKIKKLRAVRPDMHLSSDFIIGFPGETDENFEETYQFIKDLDFDHSYSFIYSKRPGTPAAELEDTISEDVKKERLAKVQQWIKRSSIDKTDAMLGTIQRVLIEKVSDKDPNILVGTADNTRYVNFIGDPAWVGRFAEIEITEIKTLNLVYGELLNLEPDVA encoded by the coding sequence ATGACGGTTCAAACCTTCATTCCGAATGGTGCCCCAGCTGCCTCAGAAAACACTGTTACCCAGCCAGCGCACACCCCAGTTAGCGATGCTTCAGTCAAAAAACTGTACATCGAAACACAAGGGTGTCAGATGAATGAGTACGACAGTCACCGTATGGCAGACCTGTTAGGCGATTCTCATGGCTATGTGCTGACCACTGATCCTAAAGATGCCGATATTCTGCTGATGAATACCTGCTCGATCCGTGAAAAGGCACAGGAGAAAGTATTCTCCGAGCTGGGCCGCTGGCGCAAACTAAAGGATAAAAATCCTGACCTGATTATTGGTGTCGGTGGTTGTGTAGCGTCTCAGGAAGGCGACAACATCCAGAAACGTGCCAATTATGTCGACATGATCTTTGGCCCGCAAACCCTGCACCGTTTGCCGCAAATGCTGGATCAGCATTTTGAGCAGATCGAAAAGCCGAAAAAAGAAAAAATCAAACTGGTGGATATTTCCTTCCCGGACATCGAGAAATTCGACTTCCTGCCTGAACCGCGTGTTGAAGGCTATAAAGCCTTTGTTTCGATTATGGAAGGCTGTTCTAAATACTGTTCTTTCTGTGTGGTGCCTTATACGCGTGGTGAAGAAGTGTCCCGTCCACTGGATGATGTCCTCGCAGAAATTGCGGGTTTGGCAGAAAAAGGCGTACGTGAAATTTCACTTTTGGGTCAGAACGTAAATGGCTACCGTGGTGAAACTTTTGAAGGCAATATCTGTACCTTTGCCGATTTGCTGCGTTTGGTTGCGGATATTCCGGGTATTGGCCGGATTCGTTATACCACCTCGCATCCACTGGAATTTAATGACGACCTGATCCAGTGTTATCGCGACCTACCACAAATGGTTTCACATCTGCATCTGCCGGTACAAAGCGGTTCCAATGATGTCCTTCAGGCTATGAAGCGTAACCACACCATTGATGTCTATATCGAGAAGATTAAAAAGTTACGTGCAGTTCGCCCAGATATGCACCTATCTTCAGACTTTATCATTGGTTTTCCGGGTGAAACTGATGAAAACTTTGAAGAGACTTATCAATTCATTAAAGATCTGGATTTTGATCACTCTTATAGTTTCATCTATTCAAAACGTCCGGGCACACCGGCAGCAGAACTGGAAGATACGATTTCTGAAGATGTGAAAAAAGAACGTCTAGCCAAAGTTCAGCAATGGATTAAGCGTTCAAGCATTGACAAGACGGATGCCATGCTCGGGACCATCCAGCGTGTACTCATCGAAAAAGTTTCTGATAAAGATCCGAACATTCTGGTTGGTACGGCGGACAATACCCGTTATGTTAACTTTATTGGTGACCCTGCCTGGGTAGGCCGCTTTGCCGAGATTGAAATTACCGAAATTAAAACTTTGAATTTAGTTTACGGTGAGCTCTTGAATCTTGAGCCTGACGTGGCGTAA
- a CDS encoding DUF6670 family protein produces MRFLQDFLDRSKQLNQTPAVSRYPAYHGPTSKYKIIHQGLMIPGLPAPLYYLNFMSIIGQPNAPMLSNPSAIETTALDTATVICSSSPHMVGQLHHYSVKQDCHFKSGLFQFLDREQLSGNFPNFRLLRSDSELSLDLNIQTIQLISHFTKMRFSLADHWSLLCHCQGTVNYKAQQYTIDGLGSFEYARSFNFPYLPLAFLTYQIINLSENRQLLLAQIRGGFNRIVQSRIYLRDLKNMRTQMFDRKVYFKVHRVYPRVTTPNGQSMYLPREFEWCYENADGTCIWVQGQSRGDFKFGLAAGYVGSFSYQVKINEETESGEGGYCEYIDCRPLRFQEQNKTEKRLSHLSNSVPLLLKK; encoded by the coding sequence ATGCGGTTTCTTCAAGATTTTCTAGATCGTTCGAAACAGCTAAATCAGACTCCTGCTGTTTCGCGCTATCCCGCCTATCATGGTCCTACCTCAAAATATAAAATTATTCATCAAGGTTTGATGATCCCCGGGCTTCCGGCACCGCTCTATTATTTAAACTTTATGAGTATTATCGGGCAACCCAATGCACCCATGCTGTCAAACCCGAGCGCAATCGAAACCACAGCCTTAGATACCGCCACCGTGATTTGCAGTTCGAGTCCGCATATGGTGGGGCAATTACATCACTACTCGGTCAAGCAGGACTGTCATTTTAAATCGGGTCTGTTTCAGTTTCTGGATCGGGAGCAATTGAGCGGAAATTTCCCAAATTTTCGTTTGCTACGTTCTGACTCGGAGCTCAGTTTGGATTTAAATATTCAAACTATTCAACTGATTTCTCATTTTACCAAAATGCGGTTTTCCTTGGCAGATCACTGGTCTTTGCTATGTCATTGTCAGGGAACGGTGAACTATAAAGCACAGCAATATACGATTGATGGTCTGGGAAGCTTTGAATACGCGCGAAGTTTTAACTTTCCTTATCTGCCTTTGGCCTTCCTGACTTATCAAATTATTAATCTTAGTGAAAACCGGCAACTGTTGTTGGCGCAAATTCGGGGTGGTTTTAATCGTATTGTTCAGTCGCGGATCTATCTGCGTGATTTAAAAAACATGCGGACCCAAATGTTCGATCGCAAAGTTTATTTTAAAGTTCATCGTGTTTATCCGCGTGTCACGACACCTAATGGGCAGAGTATGTATTTGCCGCGCGAATTTGAATGGTGTTATGAAAATGCAGACGGTACTTGTATCTGGGTACAAGGGCAAAGTCGTGGAGATTTTAAATTTGGCCTGGCAGCGGGCTATGTAGGAAGTTTTAGTTATCAAGTGAAAATAAATGAAGAAACCGAAAGTGGGGAAGGGGGCTATTGTGAATACATAGATTGTCGGCCTTTACGCTTTCAGGAACAGAATAAAACAGAAAAAAGATTAAGTCATTTATCCAATTCAGTCCCTTTACTGCTCAAGAAATGA
- a CDS encoding 23S rRNA (adenine(2030)-N(6))-methyltransferase RlmJ, which produces MNYRHSYHAGNFADVMKHVLLLQLLTRLNAKDKPYRYVDTHGGAGKYDLSTAEAQKSGEFLNGIHRLIKLDDSIKRNAPEGVQQYLKVVEKMRENFGKGAYPGSPWFALEGMREIDKATIFEMQRDVFQQLRHNIFDKRAGLHERDAYEGLLAVIPPKEKRGLVMIDPPYELERKDFPQLVELLVAAYKKWPTGVFAVWYPIKDRAMIERFEKKMFKTGIRRQLVCEVCVWPDDTPVGLNGCGLLVINPPWKFSEDADEALQWLFPHLRMSENGGHAAVRWLVGE; this is translated from the coding sequence ATGAATTACCGTCACTCTTACCACGCAGGCAACTTTGCCGATGTCATGAAGCACGTTTTATTGCTTCAGTTGTTGACTCGACTGAATGCAAAAGACAAACCTTATCGCTATGTAGATACACATGGTGGTGCAGGTAAATATGATTTGTCGACTGCCGAAGCGCAAAAATCAGGTGAGTTTTTAAACGGTATTCATCGTCTTATTAAGCTGGATGATTCGATCAAGCGTAATGCACCTGAAGGCGTACAACAATATTTGAAAGTTGTCGAAAAAATGCGTGAAAACTTTGGTAAGGGTGCTTATCCCGGTTCACCTTGGTTTGCCCTGGAAGGCATGCGTGAAATTGATAAAGCGACCATTTTTGAAATGCAGCGTGATGTATTCCAGCAACTTCGTCATAATATTTTTGACAAGCGTGCCGGTTTGCATGAGCGTGATGCATACGAAGGTCTGTTGGCAGTCATTCCGCCAAAAGAAAAACGTGGTCTGGTGATGATCGATCCGCCATATGAACTGGAACGTAAAGATTTCCCGCAGTTGGTCGAACTGCTGGTTGCTGCGTATAAGAAATGGCCGACAGGTGTATTTGCCGTTTGGTATCCAATTAAAGACCGTGCCATGATTGAACGTTTTGAGAAGAAAATGTTTAAGACTGGTATCCGCCGTCAACTGGTTTGTGAAGTCTGTGTATGGCCGGATGATACCCCAGTAGGCCTGAACGGTTGTGGTTTGCTGGTGATTAACCCACCTTGGAAATTCTCTGAAGATGCTGATGAAGCACTACAGTGGTTATTCCCGCATCTTCGCATGAGTGAAAACGGTGGTCACGCTGCAGTTCGTTGGTTAGTGGGCGAATAA
- a CDS encoding DUF2789 family protein has translation MLTEQQLTLELLFEQLGLPSDEASINQFTHTHQLPSEVALPDAEFWSEGQSAFLREHWHQDDEWIVIIDKLNQLLHVESDKQSV, from the coding sequence ATGCTTACGGAACAACAGTTAACTTTAGAATTATTATTTGAACAATTGGGTTTGCCTTCTGATGAAGCCTCAATTAATCAGTTTACCCATACCCATCAATTGCCATCTGAAGTCGCATTGCCAGATGCCGAATTCTGGAGTGAGGGACAAAGTGCCTTCCTGCGTGAACATTGGCACCAAGATGATGAATGGATTGTCATTATTGACAAGTTAAATCAGCTTTTACATGTGGAAAGCGACAAACAAAGCGTTTAA
- a CDS encoding 2OG-Fe(II) oxygenase, which yields MEAVIIPGDWNVDQILDDLDQHGFSIVDDAYSSEYQHAVSQECLSHLNEFRNAAIQNGVVNNIRSDHILWLQPEFQISHLHIQTLQQFSQILNRAFYLGIKDVEAHFACYHAGEFYTLHRDNPQDKNGRMISSVYYLHGQWQTDWGGELRLQDKHGQWHIIQPKPNRMALFQSDLLHEVLISKQQRLSITAWLRSDTSLL from the coding sequence ATGGAAGCAGTTATCATCCCAGGGGATTGGAATGTTGATCAAATCTTAGATGATTTAGATCAACATGGCTTTAGTATTGTTGACGATGCTTACTCTAGCGAATATCAACATGCAGTGAGCCAAGAATGCTTAAGCCACTTAAACGAATTTCGTAATGCAGCCATTCAAAATGGTGTAGTTAACAACATCCGTAGTGATCATATTCTTTGGTTACAACCTGAATTTCAAATTTCCCACCTACACATCCAAACACTTCAACAATTTTCCCAAATTTTAAACCGCGCGTTTTATTTAGGCATCAAAGATGTCGAAGCACATTTCGCTTGCTATCACGCGGGTGAGTTCTATACCCTGCACCGCGACAATCCTCAAGATAAAAATGGCCGGATGATTTCCAGTGTGTATTATTTACATGGACAATGGCAGACGGACTGGGGCGGTGAACTACGCCTGCAGGACAAACATGGCCAGTGGCATATTATCCAGCCAAAACCGAACCGAATGGCGCTGTTCCAGAGCGATTTATTACATGAAGTTTTAATCTCTAAACAGCAACGCCTATCCATTACCGCCTGGCTAAGAAGTGATACCTCACTACTCTAA
- a CDS encoding DUF2789 family protein, producing MLAKNQPSLELLFSQLGLANSPAAIELYVRTHQLPAGLSLHDAPFWNKAQRSLLISHLVQDDDWAIWVDELNQQLHMDAYRRQPA from the coding sequence ATGCTCGCAAAGAACCAACCATCCTTAGAGCTCTTGTTTTCTCAGCTCGGTCTCGCCAATAGTCCTGCGGCTATTGAATTGTATGTACGCACCCATCAACTGCCAGCAGGGCTGTCCTTGCATGATGCGCCATTCTGGAATAAAGCCCAGCGTTCTTTATTAATCAGCCATTTGGTACAAGATGATGATTGGGCAATTTGGGTCGATGAACTGAATCAGCAACTGCACATGGACGCTTATAGACGTCAACCTGCTTGA
- a CDS encoding PhoH family protein, whose product MTAAIRRTVAFPGISMDRIQAMLGAYNGHLKQIEQRLDVKISHRGESFIIDGGIDAVERAEMLLQRLHEESEHSQQISADTLHLMIQGSQTDRELQQDLDDQEHTGLDNVWLQTRKGRINPRGANQKRYVQRILQSDISFGIGPAGTGKTYLAVAAAVDMLERNEIQRILLVRPAVEAGEKLGFLPGDLTQKIDPYLRPLYDALYEMLGFEKVAKLIERQVIEVAPLAYMRGRTLNHSFVILDEAQNTTPEQMKMFLTRLGFGSRAVITGDVTQVDLPRGQQSGLSHALRVIDKIPEIHITRFHSRDVVRHQLVQKIVEAYEGWDSEQQRLSAEARAERKARQDALIAENDAAADAQH is encoded by the coding sequence TTGACTGCAGCGATTCGACGTACAGTAGCTTTTCCTGGAATTTCGATGGACCGTATACAAGCCATGTTAGGTGCCTATAACGGCCATTTGAAGCAAATTGAACAACGTTTAGACGTCAAAATCTCCCATCGCGGAGAAAGTTTTATTATTGATGGTGGAATCGATGCCGTTGAGAGAGCCGAAATGCTCTTACAACGTCTTCATGAAGAATCTGAACATAGTCAGCAGATTAGTGCAGATACTTTACATCTGATGATTCAGGGTAGCCAGACTGACCGTGAACTTCAGCAAGATCTGGATGATCAGGAACATACGGGGCTGGACAATGTCTGGCTGCAAACCCGTAAAGGCCGGATCAACCCGCGTGGTGCCAACCAGAAACGCTATGTACAGCGCATTCTGCAAAGTGATATTTCTTTTGGTATTGGCCCTGCCGGTACAGGTAAAACCTATCTTGCCGTTGCGGCTGCCGTGGACATGCTGGAGCGCAATGAAATCCAGCGCATTCTGCTGGTTCGTCCTGCGGTTGAAGCCGGTGAAAAACTCGGTTTCCTGCCGGGAGATTTAACCCAGAAAATCGATCCTTATTTACGTCCCTTGTATGACGCGCTGTATGAAATGCTTGGCTTTGAAAAAGTGGCCAAGCTGATCGAACGTCAGGTGATTGAAGTGGCTCCGCTTGCTTATATGCGTGGCCGTACCCTAAATCATTCTTTCGTGATTCTGGATGAAGCGCAGAACACCACCCCAGAACAGATGAAAATGTTCCTGACCCGTTTAGGTTTTGGCTCACGAGCGGTGATTACTGGCGACGTAACTCAGGTAGATTTACCGCGAGGTCAGCAATCCGGCCTGTCACATGCTTTGCGCGTGATTGATAAAATTCCTGAAATTCATATCACCCGTTTTCATTCGCGTGATGTGGTACGTCATCAGCTGGTACAGAAAATTGTCGAAGCCTATGAAGGCTGGGACAGTGAACAGCAGCGTTTAAGTGCTGAAGCACGTGCAGAACGTAAAGCACGTCAGGATGCCTTGATCGCTGAAAATGATGCTGCGGCAGATGCACAGCATTAA
- a CDS encoding DUF2789 family protein: MLEQRATFELFFEQLGLDSSPEAIDEFINTHQIGMDVPLHKAPFWSKSQHDFLISHWKKDDDWAIFVDVLNEQLHIEAEGSGSCDIPSHKST, from the coding sequence ATGTTAGAACAACGCGCCACCTTCGAACTTTTCTTTGAACAATTGGGTCTGGATTCGAGTCCGGAAGCGATTGATGAGTTTATTAATACGCATCAAATCGGTATGGATGTGCCCCTGCATAAAGCTCCTTTTTGGAGTAAATCACAGCATGACTTTCTGATCAGTCACTGGAAGAAAGATGATGACTGGGCCATTTTTGTCGATGTGTTAAATGAACAATTACATATTGAGGCAGAGGGTTCAGGTTCCTGTGACATACCGAGCCATAAATCAACCTAA